In Spirochaetota bacterium, the genomic window GCGAAACACGACAGTTCAGGGTGTGCGGATGCCACCGATTCGCAGATATCGGTGGTGAATGTGGCGATGCCGCATTGCCGCGGCAGATAATTCCCGATGAAAGCAATGGTACGGATGGTTCCTGTCATTCGCGTTCTCCTTGATCCAAACGTTCGATCTATGGGACAGTACGGCACCATGCCCTGGGCGACGAATAACGGCATGATGGACTGACATAATCATGCTTTCAAATGACTATGGGGGATGGTAACGACCAGTATATATCGAACGAGGCAATGCGCAACAGCGTATACCTCGGGAAATACGGCAAAAACGGCGAAAAAAACAATAATCCGTTCGTATTATTGTCAAATGCAGCATGATATACTACAATTTTAATGTACGATGATGGTCCAACCCCACAGGGATCATCGCCGTATTTCCCGCGTGATCATTGATCATCGTGGGAACATACCTCCTATGAGACGGACGGGTGCCACCCTCGCAACGGCGCTTGTCCGTTTTTTTTCGCCTGTGCGGCAGAATGCAGCCGGCATTGACAAAACCACGGAAATGTACCATATTGAAATGCAGCCCGAAATTGATGAGCCGAAGGTACGCGAACCATGGAAAAAAGGAAGCATGTCCGGACCGAACTGCAGTTCCCTATTACGATAAAGCATACGCTCCTGCCGGCAATACCATTCTCCGGCAAGGTTATCAATATCTCGCTTTCCGGCGTACAACTGACCTCTTCGATACCGCTCGCAGTCGGGGACAATATCGAGCTCGCGTTTAGGCTCAACAATAGGCAATACTACGACCTTCGATCGACCGTGTGCTGGCGCACGACGGAAGGTGATCGCATGAACGTGTATCGTGCGGGCAT contains:
- a CDS encoding PilZ domain-containing protein; the protein is MEKRKHVRTELQFPITIKHTLLPAIPFSGKVINISLSGVQLTSSIPLAVGDNIELAFRLNNRQYYDLRSTVCWRTTEGDRMNVYRAGIAFSTPIEITASV